The following are from one region of the Rhodopirellula sp. P2 genome:
- a CDS encoding IS4 family transposase has product MPTKTKRLKRRKLPDDQGERTQESLVKPKIKIEGLKYFAMLKPLLEHLHEHECQRDTAGNRTLHYDQYCMLVLLYVLNPTVSSLRAISQASELTKVRDKLGNEKASLGSLSEAGGLFSADLLKPIIEALSAEVNDAAPDPRLSSIQQTITAVDGSLVNALPSLIAASILKQTTGSALVRWRLHTHFEVNNLLPVRVDVTPDGGGEHDERAVLKRVLEEDRLYVMDRGYAKFSLFNSIVASSSSYVCRLRDNTVYETTQELELTEGDRAAGVLNDTIVKLGGSSSSSNSPDHPIRLIQIRCTPHQNRTGGKARGSKAPNSDGILRIATNLLNVPAEIIALIYSYRWTIEIFFRFYKQLMGGDHLISHNVNGIQIQVYCSVIACLLINLWTGSRPTKRTFEMICFYFQGLASEEELIAHIEKQAAAEEAKRAKEERQEIC; this is encoded by the coding sequence ATGCCAACCAAAACCAAGCGACTCAAAAGACGAAAGCTTCCTGATGACCAGGGCGAGCGAACACAGGAATCTCTCGTCAAGCCAAAGATCAAAATCGAAGGCCTCAAATACTTCGCCATGCTCAAGCCTCTGCTCGAGCATCTTCACGAACATGAGTGCCAGCGTGATACCGCTGGCAACCGTACGCTGCACTACGATCAGTATTGCATGCTCGTGTTGCTGTATGTCCTGAACCCCACTGTCTCAAGTTTGCGAGCAATCTCGCAGGCCAGTGAGTTGACGAAAGTACGTGACAAACTGGGCAACGAGAAAGCTTCGCTGGGATCGCTATCCGAAGCCGGTGGGCTGTTCTCTGCAGACCTTCTCAAGCCGATCATTGAGGCCTTGTCTGCTGAAGTCAACGATGCTGCCCCGGACCCGCGACTGAGCAGCATTCAGCAAACGATCACCGCCGTGGATGGCTCACTTGTTAACGCCTTGCCGTCGCTGATTGCCGCATCCATTCTGAAGCAAACAACGGGCTCAGCGCTGGTGCGATGGCGACTACACACACACTTTGAGGTCAATAACCTGCTGCCCGTACGAGTCGACGTGACACCTGACGGCGGTGGAGAACACGACGAGCGGGCCGTGCTCAAACGAGTGCTCGAAGAAGATCGCTTGTACGTGATGGACCGTGGCTATGCCAAGTTCTCGCTCTTCAATTCAATCGTCGCGTCATCGAGTAGCTATGTTTGCCGACTACGTGACAACACGGTTTACGAGACGACTCAAGAACTTGAGTTAACCGAGGGTGACCGTGCTGCGGGGGTGCTCAACGATACGATTGTGAAGCTTGGAGGATCGAGCAGCAGCTCAAATTCCCCTGATCATCCGATCCGGTTGATCCAAATCCGCTGCACGCCTCATCAAAACCGCACAGGCGGAAAGGCGAGAGGTTCCAAGGCACCCAACAGCGATGGGATCCTTCGCATTGCCACCAATCTGCTGAATGTACCTGCTGAAATCATTGCCCTGATCTACTCCTACCGATGGACAATTGAAATCTTCTTTCGGTTCTACAAGCAACTGATGGGCGGCGATCACCTTATCAGCCACAACGTCAATGGGATCCAGATCCAAGTCTATTGTTCGGTGATTGCCTGCTTACTGATCAACCTGTGGACTGGATCTCGCCCCACGAAACGAACGTTTGAAATGATCTGTTTCTACTTTCAAGGCTTAGCCAGTGAAGAGGAGCTGATAGCTCACATCGAAAAGCAAGCTGCTGCAGAAGAGGCAAAGCGTGCCAAAGAGGAGCGTCAAGAAATTTGCTAA